The genomic window TGAGATGGTCAAGAAAGCGCTTGAAATTAAGCCTGATATGGTAACCCTTGTTCCCGAGCGACGTGCGGAGCTTACGACGGAGGGTGGGTTGGATGTGGCAGCTCACCGGGAAAAACTCAAAGAAGTGGTTTCCCTTCTTCATGATGGGGGGATCATCGTCAGCCTTTTTATCGATCCGAACCTGGACCAGGTTAAAGCAGCTCATAAACTTCATGGGGATTATATTGAAATTCATACGGGACCTTTTGCCAATGCGACCCGTCCCCAGGAACAAGATCGTGAGGTGGGGCAGATTATCCATACCACCCGGCTAGCCTCTAAGTTAGGGCTAGGCATCAATGCGGGCCACGGCCTTAATTACAGGAACATTAAGCGGTTGGTTTCCATTCCCGAAATTTCGGAGTTTAATATCGGGCACAGTATTGTTTCACGGGCCGTTTTGGTGGGGATGGAACAAGCGGTTCGGGAGATGAAAGCCCTCATTTCAGAGGGGCGTTTTGTAAAAACGGAAAATTAATGATTGTAGGAATCGGAATTGATTTGGTAAAAAATGAACGGATTAAAACTGCGGTTGAGCGCTGGAAAGATCGTTTTCTAAAAAGAATTTTTACCCCGCTGGAACGGGATTATGCGTTTGGATTTGTTCTTCCTTACCCGCATCTTTCCGGTCGGTTTGCGGTGAAAGAGGCTTTGCTCAAAGCGATGGGA from Nitrospiria bacterium includes these protein-coding regions:
- the acpS gene encoding holo-ACP synthase, producing the protein MIVGIGIDLVKNERIKTAVERWKDRFLKRIFTPLERDYAFGFVLPYPHLSGRFAVKEALLKAMGTGFSKGTRWADIEILNNGQGRPEVKVTGRVQELLREKNVAQIHVSITHEAEYSIGQVILTGRA
- a CDS encoding pyridoxine 5'-phosphate synthase; protein product: MALLGVNVDHVATLRQARGGKEPEPLLASLLAELGGADGIVVHLREDRRHVQDRDLFYLREIVQTKLDLEIAPTDEMVKKALEIKPDMVTLVPERRAELTTEGGLDVAAHREKLKEVVSLLHDGGIIVSLFIDPNLDQVKAAHKLHGDYIEIHTGPFANATRPQEQDREVGQIIHTTRLASKLGLGINAGHGLNYRNIKRLVSIPEISEFNIGHSIVSRAVLVGMEQAVREMKALISEGRFVKTEN